TTATTGTTGGTATATATATGCACATGGAGCCATGCCATTGTTTCTGGTGTCATGTTTAGTGGTTTTGTCTCCACAGACATTCTGTTGGAAGACAAGCTCCAGTGGCATCTCTTGATCTGAAACCTTCAGCTTTTGATCCAAAAGATAAGATATGGAGAAGGTTTCCACGTGAAGGAACTAAATACACACCTCCACATCAATCTACTGAGTTCAAATGGAAAGATTATTGCCCACTAGTTTTCAGGTTAGTGTTTTCACATTCCTAGTAATTATGTCTTTCTTACACTTAACATGTTTTGCTTATGATTCAATTCTCCAGGAGCTTGAGGAAGCTATTCAAAGTAGATCCAGCTGATTATATGTTATCCATCTGTGGGGATGATGCCCTCAGAGAATTATCATCCCCTGGTAAAAGTGGGAGCTTTTTTTACTTAACAAATGATGATCGTTACATGATAAAAACAATGAAGAAATCTGAAACAAAAGTAAGATTTGTTCAAGTTACCATATAGTGTTGTTATTGGTGTTACCAAGTATTTAAATTGCATATACTTAAAACATCTTGATGTTAGGTGCTTCTGAGGATGCTTGCAGCATATTACAACCATGTTAGAGCTTTTGAGAACTCTTTAGTAATCAGATTCTTTGGTTTACACTGTGTGAGATTGAATGGACCAACTCAAAAGAAGGTAGATACAAAACATTAACTCTTAATGTGACATGGCCTTAGAAAGGGCTGGTTTGATCTCATATCTCTCTCTTTGTCTGGAACAGGTGAGGTTTGTCATAATGGGTAATCTGTTTTGTTCTAAGTACTCTGTTCACAGAATCTTTGATCTGAAAGGATCTTCTCTTGGCCGAACCACTGACAAACCCGAATCAGAAATCGATTCAAACACCATCTTAAAAGACCGTGACCTGAGTTTCATTTTCAGATTGCAGAAAGCATGGTACCAAGAATTCACCAGGTGGAAAACCATTCTACTCTACTCTTGATTGGTTAGTTTGTGCTTGTTTCATTTCTCATGTCTCATTGTTAAAACTACAGGCAAATAGATAAAGACTGTGAGTTCTTAGAACAAGAGAGGATCATGGACTATAGTCTACTAGTTGGTATTCACTTCAGAGAATCTTCAGTAGCTGGAGATCTGATTCCTTCTGGAGCTAAAACACCTATTGGTGAATCTGATGAAGAAGCATGCCATCGTCTCTCTAGAGCAGAGGTTGACCAACTACTTTCAGATCCCTCAAGGTAACATAACACAAGAGAACAAAACCAACACTAGAATGATAATAAGTTACAAAAAAAACACTAGGAATGATAATAATGGTTGATATACTAAACCATTCCAAAATTTCAAACCCAAAACCCTATGTGACTAAATAAATTAATATGGGTTGGAAACGGGCGGATTCCGCCAAAAACATAAAATTTCGTTTTTCTGTCAGAAATATAAAATTTGTTTTCTCTCTAAAAACTTAAATGGCCATCCCATTTTTCACTAAAATATAAAATTTTTGTTTTTCACCAAAAACAAAAAAAAAAAACATGTTTTCTCGTCAGAAACTTAAAATCTTGTTTTCCCAGAGGATCGCATAACCATGGGTTTGGTTATGGTTACATTGTTGCAGGTGGGCTAGTATCAGACTGGGAACCAACATGCCAGCACGTGCAGAGAGAACGGTGAGGAAAAGCAGTGATAGCGAGCTTGAGCTTGTGGGAGAGCCAACGGGAGAGTTCTATGAAGTGGTGCTGATATTTGGTATCATTGACATTCTTCAAGATTATGATATCAGCAAAAAGCTAGAACATGCTTACAAAAGCATACAGTATGATCCTTCCTCTATATCTGCAGTTGATCCAAAACAATACTCGAGGCGTTTCCGTGACTTTATCTTCAAGGCGTTCACAGATGATAATTGATTGTCTCTTTGCTTTTTAGGTTTCTTGTATCACAGGAAATAGGGCTACATATATAATTTACATACTTCGGCAAGGGCTCCGCAACTTGCAAGTATGAAACTCCCATTTTGTTTGTTTCAATTATATATCTTCAAGATATTTGTATTAAACTTTGTAATCAGCTGAAAACCATAGAAATGAATATACTTTTTTTTTCTTTCTTGTATAATGTTGTGTAGCCTTTCATCTTATGAAATGCATAATTCTTGTAGATATTGGTTTGAGCGAAGATGGTGGTTGAAATAATGTGAGATTCGCAGTATTAAGTGTGGTCCGGTCCATCAGATGTAGTTATAGTAGTAAAATTTCAAGTTTTCAACTAAAATTTTATTTGTTGTTAAAAGCTAATATATTCTGAACGGTTTCAATAATCACATTGCTTTTTAAGATATAAACTTGCTTTAGTTAAGAGGAAAATAATAATATATATACAGTCATGTTAACAGAACATGAGCTGGTGGTATACATTGATTTAGAACTGCAATTGTGACTGCTTCTATTTAAGTATTTATATAAATTGCAAGAAAGTATCTTTGATGCACCAATCAAAAGATTCAATTCAAAAGACTAAAACTAAACCTGATTGGTCATCATTTTAGCTATAAATTAAAAAGATTGTTGATAAAATTGAAACTTTCTTGGTCTGGAAAGAGGTTGCTGAACAAGACAGCAGGCAGATTTTTATAAATATACACAACTTTGGGCAATGTAGTTACGTAGGTGATGATGCTTTCTTTTATTTTCTTCAATAAAGAAATAGAGTAATATTCCATTAATTGTTCTAAGTTAGTAACACTTGCTGTTTTGTGGGTAAGAATTGAGAAAGAATCTTTTGTTTTGTTATGAGATTTGCCCCCACAGAGGATCAGAGTACAGTATAGAATTAAATATGCGACTGTTCAAGCCAAGTTAACTACATCCACTAATATAGTTTTATAAGCGATGATTACGTTTTCCCATTTACTTTAGAAAAATGATCGACATCAACACTAACTATAGATGATTACATATTTAAATAACATTAAAGTACTACTAGTTATAGCAATATGACGACATGTATTAATTAACGTATATTTTATCTGGTTAATATCATAATTTTTCAAAATTATAAACAGAACTTTTGTAGCCTAACAATTCAATATTAAAATCCAACATAATTTAAAGATATAATCATAATGTTAACTATATAATACATATTACTTAATGCATGTTGTTATGTTAATTACATATTTTTGTAGTTAGAATTAATTATATTTAGAAAAATATCAATGTTGTTTAGACATGTTATTATGTTAATTATATAGTTTTGTAGTCATTCAATTCAATTGTTCTTGTACCTCTAAAACACACATGCGTCACCAAACGCACCGCTAGATCTTGAAAATAACGTTTGAAAACATAAAAGCTAATAAATTCAGCTTTCCATCACCACCTTTTGCAACAACAGCAACGGCAAAAAAAAAAACGACGGCGATTTGATTTGAGTCCTCCGTGCGCTCACTGATCTGATCACTCAACCTCTTTCCCTTACCTCGTGCCATAATCTGAACAACATCAACGGCTAAATCTTCTCTGCGATTCCCGTGCACCGTACACCCCTTCGCAGCGAATCAGCCTCTCCTTCTATTTTGACATTTGAATATAACGGCAACAGTCGCAGAGAGATAGTAAAAGTTCGAACTCCGATCGATCATCCCATGGCGCTGCAATCTCCAGGCGCCGCCGGAGCTTCATCCTCAGTCTCCCGTCTTCTCTCCTCCGCGAAGTTGAGCTCTACTAAGACTCTCTTCTCGGTTGACGTCGTCGGAACCAAACGGCGTAACGGACTCTCCGTGTTTCGCGGCTCCACTCCACTGCTAAAGTCCTCGCTGAGGTCTCCGCTATCGGCAAAAGCGATCCCCAATTTCGATGCGTCGGCTTCTGGTTCTGATCTGAAGCCTAAGGTGATCTATCCGATCCTTGTTAAAGTTGTGGAGGATATGCATTTTCATCTTGTTCATATATGCCTTGAACTGATCCTGTAGCATTAGGCATCGCGGGAATCAGAGTCCGCGATAGGGTTTTAGACGTCGATACTGTTATAGGTTTTGGCTTTGACTTATGCAATTTTGAGTTCATTTGATTTTCCGGGTGGTTAAATTTTTTGAATTGGATCGTTGCAGGTGGCCTACTTGGAAGATATAGTTTCAGAAAGGGGAGAATGTGGAGTTGGGTTCATTGCACACTTGGAGAACGAGGCTACGCATAAGATTGTTAAGGATGCTCTGATAGCGCTTGGTTGTATGGAACACAGGGGTGGTTGTGGTGCTGATAATGCTTCTGGTGATGGTTCTGGTTTGATGACTTCAATCCCTTGGGATTTGTTTAACGATTGGGCTGAGAAGAAACGATTGGCTTCTTTTGATAAGCTGCATACGGGTGTTGGAATGCTGTTCCTGCCTAGAGATGAAAACGCTAGGAGAGAAGCCAAGAAAGGTGAATCTAGAATAGTTTTATACATATTGATTGTGAATTGCAGCTCCAAATTATAATTATTTTCCTATTTATAACATGTACTATCTTCCTCGCTAAATTATGTTTGGAATATCTCTTCAGTGGTTACAAGTATTTTTGAGAAAGAGGGCCTGGAGGTGCTTGGATGGAGGGATGTTCCTGTTGAACCATCCATCGTCGGTCATTATGCCAGAAAAACAATGCCAAATACGCAGCAGGTCTTTGTTAGAATTGTCAAAGAAGATAAAGTAGACGACGTTGAAAGAGAGCTTTACATTTGCAGGAAGCTGATCGAAAGAGCAGTTGCTTCTGAAAGTTGGGCATCTGAGCTTTACTTCAGCTCCTTGTCTAACCAGACCATTGTTTACAAGGGGATGCTTCGTTCAGAAGTTCTTGGGTTATTTTACCCCGACCTTCAAAATGATCTTTATAAATCTGCTTTTGCCATCTATCATCGAAGATTTAGCACAAATACTAGTCCCCGATGGCCTCTTGCTCAACCAATGAGGTTTCTTGGACACAATGGGGAGATCAATACCATACAGGTTATGCGTCTCCTCTTGTTGATAGATTTGTTATATCAAGACTAAGCTAGGACCTCTCACTGAAACCGAACAAGTTTTGCAGGGGAACCTAAACTGGATGACATCTCGAGAAGCATCTCTAAAATCACCCGTCTGGCATGGACGTGAAGATGATATTCGCCCAATCAGCAATTCAAAGGCTTCGGACTCCTCTAACCTTGATAGTGCAGCGGAAGTAAGAGTCATCTAACTACCTAACTTGTTTTCCCGTTCTTATTCTTTTTTTTTGGTATCTACTTTTGGATTAAGAAGAAGCATAGTAAGAAACTCTTGCTTTAGGAGCTAAAACATAAAAGCAATAGTGATATTCTGCTTACATAAAACTTCTCTGACTGTTGAGTATAGCATGGTAATAGACTTGTTCTTATTGCCACAAGAGTTCAATGTATTTATATTAGTGAGGTTGTGCAGCTTTTGATAAGAAGTGGCCGGACTCCAGAGGAATCTCTAATGATTCTTGTGCCAGAGGCATATAAAAATCACCCGACCTTAATGATTAAATACCCTGAGGTATTTCTTCGTGTTTGCTTTTTTGATCTTTGTGGATACTTGCAAGTGCTTCTCTTATCAGCTTTCCGACTGTAGGCTGTAGACTTCTATGATTACTACAAGGGACAGATGGAGCCATGGGATGGACCTGCATTGATATTGTTCAGGTAATTTGCTTGACGAATTCTTAGCCATGAAAAGTTAGTCATGTGAGTAAGATTGAGTTTTCAGTTCGCCCTTATTCCTCCGAAGCTTATTTAATTAAGAAAACTGAGTACTCATAACTGTTCTCAGAGGCTTGAAAGACTTTGACCACTCAGATATTTTCTGCTACTCTTTTCAAAATGTCCACCATTGTGGACAATTGGCGGACAAATGACCCTGGTGATAATTTGTCATTCAAAGTGGTAGTAGTTGAGCTAGCAAGTCTGTCGCATTTCCTTTTTATGCCTTCACATTTCAATCTTCGTAAACCTTGAGTTGTTTGGTTCAGTGATGGAAAGACGGTTGGAGCCTGCCTTGACCGCAATGGTCTTCGGCCTGCTAGATATTGGCGGACAAGTGATAATGTTGTCTATGTAGCCTCAGAGGTGCGTTTTGTCTTTTACTCTATGTACTTGTTCTTTATCTAAGCAAGGTTAATGATTGCCAGCAGATGACTGGGCTTATGCCTGAATCTTAAAGCTTTGGTCCTGACAGGTCAGAAAACCAGTTCATTTAATCACTTTGGAAGTATCTTCGTTTTCCTTTCTTGACATAGCTTTGCGAACTGTTTCTTTAAATAGGTGATCAGTATAAAATAGTTTCTTCATGATCACTTAGTGTGAAATCTAGGAGTAGTTTAAATCCAGTCAAGCAAACGAAGTGTTTTCTTTAGAAACTGAGTTAAGGCTTGCAAATTAAGATATATGATTGGTTACGGCTTGCAAATCAAAATAGATAATTGGTTAAGATACACAGGGGCTCTGGTATCATATTGTGTTTATATGTTGGCTTTAGAAAGTTACTAAGTCATGCCTTTATACAGGTCGGTGTTCTTCCAATGGATGAATCAAAAGTCACCATGAAGGGTCGTCTAGGACCTGGCATGATGATATCTGTCGACTTGGAAAGTGGACAGGTTGGTGGTGCACCTGATTACTGTCGATCTTTCGGATGCTCCCATTGTTAAAATGTGATTTTTTCCAGGTATATGAGAACACTGAAGTGAAGAAGCGGGTTGCCTCGTATAACCCATATGGAAAATGGGTAAGTGAAAACCTGCGAACCATGAAGCCTTCTAATTTTCTTTCATCAGCAAGCATGGAGACTGAAGAGATCTTAAGACGCCAACAGTAAGCCTTTCTGTTTCTTCTGTTATGCTTCCATCATGTGCGCATCATATGGCGATTTATCTGAAGTCAAAGTACTTAACTTTTTATAACTCTTATTGTCTTTTTGTATACGTGGCATATATCTGCTGTGTGGGTGAAAAGGTTGATTTTTGTTCAAAGTAGAGTTGTAGAAAGTTCATCAATTGATTTCACCAGTAGTATTTTATAAGTTGCATTTTGTAGCTACTAGTTGCCTTTTCCCTGATCAAGACGTTAATTTTGGCTATTTTGACTTTGATGGACTAGGGCGTTTGGCTACTCGAGCGAAGATGTTCAAATGGTAATTGAGTCAATGGCTGCACAGGGAAAAGAACCGACTTTTTGCATGGGGGATGATACTCCAGTGGCAGTCTTGTCTCAGAAGCCACATATGCTTTATGATTATTTCAAGCAGCGGTTTGCTCAGGTTTGTCCTCCTTTCGAAAGGGCACAATTTGAATTATTTGTTTCTTCTGATCTAGTTTAATTGCGTGCTTTGTCGTAGTAAATCATTGAATTGTCCTTGAAATGGTTTCTTTTGTGGTTCTTGGCATGGTCTGCTTACAGGTTACGAATCCAGCTATTGACCCCCTTCGAGAAGGTTTGGTCATGTCACTTGAAGTTAATATTGGAAAGCGTGGGAATATATTGGAGGTTGGGCCTCAGAATGTTTCACAGGTAAGAGTTTAAATTTGGATTTTGTGTTGGCTTAGAAACATTTGGCTTTTGCGCGATTTTATATTCATTCAGACTTGTGATTTCACGAGTAGGTTGTTTTGTCTGGTCCTGTGCTAAATGAACGGGAGCTTGAAGGTCTGCTCAGCGATCCACATTTGAAATCTGAAGTCTTGCCCACATTTTTTGACATCCACAGAGGAATTGACGGATCTTTGAAGAAGGCTCTTCTAAAACTCTGCGAAGCTGCAGATGAAGCTGTTCGTAATGGTTCCCAAGTGCTTGTTCTCTCAGACAGATCTGATAATCCGGTACATACATATTTCCAAGTGTATACGGTCAATTGTGATTTTAGATCTTATGATATATGGTTATCACCTTTGGATTTGTTTATTTTGTTTTACTAACAACTATTCCCTAGGCTCTCTTTTTGGACTAGCGAAATTGTTGTCTATGCTCTTTCGAAAGTTGGGAATGTTTAGGGAAAGAAAGTCAGTTTGCAGATTTATTTTACTTGTTTGTTAAGTTCAAATGTGAACGTAAAAGTTCCATTGTTACTGGTTGTGTGTTAATGAATTGCTACAATCTAGCATTGTGTGTTAATGAATTGCCGAACTTGGGTGCTGTTTTCTTTTCTAGTTATCTTTATCTATTTCTTAAATACACTTTTAGTTTCTACTCCTAATCCTACAACCTGTCCCTTTTTCAGGAACCAACTCATCCTGCAATTCCAATGTTGTTGGCAGTAGGTGCTGTTCATCAACATCTGATCGAGAATGGTCTTCGGATGTCAGCTTCAATTATTGCAGATACAGCTCAGTGCTTTAGTACGCATCACTTTGCCTGTTTGATTGGATATGGAGCAAGGTTTCTACTTTTCCTTTTCATTGAATTCTTCATCCTGTTAGGCTGTTTCTTTTCCTATGACAGCAAATCATGTGGAATTCTGATGAATTTATTCTCTCTCGTTTTTTATTCAATTGCGTTATAGTATGCTCATGTTTATCTCTAGTTTATAATACGCTCTTATTCTTAATTTTGAGTTGAGTAATGATTCGAGAGTGCTTTCCTCAACTGTTTGATGTCACGTTGCTCTATGTCTATAACCATATTTCAGTGCTATATGCCCGCACCTAGCACTGGAAACATGTAGACAGTGGCGGCTAAGCAACAAGACCGTGAACATGATGAGAAATGGAAAAATGCCCACTGTAACTATGGAACAGGCTCAAAAGAATTATCGCAAGGTTAGGCATGTTAATGATTATGAACTCTTGATCATTGACAAATTTTGATAAGCCATTCGAACCCTTGCTTCATGCATATATTTTCCTGTTATATCACTGCCATTGTCTTTATAAGTAATGGAAGGAAGGCATCCTAAGATTCTTTGAATTGCTACTGCAGGCTGTTAGCACTGGTCTTCTTAAGGTTCTTTCTAAGATGGGCATCTCGTTATTCTCTAGGTTCAGTTTCTCAACTATCTATTTTTGTTTATTGATCCTATAATTGTATCTGATTATTTCCATTTCAATGCCTGAGCTCTCTCTCTCTCTTTTTTCTTTGTAACATAATGCCTGAGCTCTCTGTTTTCAGTTATTGTGGAGCACAAATATTTGAGATTTATGGATTGGGGAAGGAGGTTGTTGAATTTTCATTCCGTGGTAGTGCATCACGCATTGGTGGGTTGACTTTGGATGAGGTCAGAATACTCCCAAACATTTTGGATCTCAGTTTAGATGCTATTATTATTATTATTTATACTTCCAAACCTAAAGGAGCGTGTACTAATATTTTCTCACGGAGTCAAAACATGTGTGCTTTTTGGTTTTATGTTTAGAATTGTATTTTTTTTTTCTAGATGATTGATTTAGTTTGCTTCCGTGACAAGATGAAAATAGCTAAAGTGTCACTGATAAATATAAAATTATTGGAGCTAGAATGGAGATATATACTATGGGAAACTCTTACGGCATTAGCTGTATGTTTCTCTATTGTGGAGAAACATACAATAGATAAAAGTTCTGATAAAAGCCTGAGATCTCCTCTATTGTTGAATGCTTCTCATATCTTTCAATGTAAGATAGTTTCTGTTTCAAAGGGATTTCAGGGTCACTCATACTTAAGCCTTCCTCTGTCTGCAGCTGGCTAGAGAGACGTTAACTTTTTGGGTGAGGGCATTTTCTGAGGATACAGCCAAACGTCTAGAAAACTTTGGTTTCATTCAATTTAGGCCTGGAGGTACTTTTCTGGATTGAAACCGTTATTTGGTGATAATCTTTTTGATGTCTATGCAAAAGCACATACATACTACTGCGTCTGTTTATTCGTAAAACGTTATCAAGTTAATTAGAGATTTTAAATTGTATATATTCTTACATAATAAGGTCGAATATGCTTATATGCAGACACCTTTCTGTACACTATTTTACTGTCTCTTTAGTAGACTAGTTGCTGCCATTCTTTATGCACGAGCTTTCTAGTAATATTCTTGATTTGGTATATTTGGTTATTTGAAAGGCGAATATCATGGAAACAATCCAGAGATGTCTAAGTTACTTCATAAAGCCGTCCGTGAAAAGAGTGAAACAGCCTATGCAGTTTATCAGCAGCATTTAGCCAACCGTCCTATTACAGTGAGTCCTAACACTGTCACCTTCATACTTAATCCTGTTTTTTGGAACAAGTGAACATTATTTTTATTTATTCTTTTGCTGTAGGTTTTCCGCGATCTTCTTGAGTTCAAAAGTGACCGTAAACCTATCCCTGTTGGGAGGGTTGAGCCTGCTTCCTCTATTGTAGAGAGGTTTTGTACAGGTGGAATGTCTCTTGGAGCAATCTCGAGAGAAACTCATGAAACAATTGCTATTGCAATGAACAGATTGGGGGGAAAGTCTAATTCAGGGGAAGGAGGCGAGGTAGGTCTTTATTATCTAGTTAGGCCTTTTTTCTTACTTCAAAACGCCAAGTTTACCACATTAGTTGCTAAAACTTCACTGTCTATCTTGCTAGGATCCGATCCGCTGGAAGCCGCTAACAGATGTTGTTGATGGGTACTCTTCAACGCTGCCACATCTTAAAGGTCTCCGAAATGGGGATACGGCTACAAGCGCTATTAAGCAGGTACTGGAAAAGTCAACTTGACTAGAGGTCATTATTCATGTGTACAGTCTGGTAACTCTCAGGAAGTTATTCCGGGACCTTGATTCCCTTCATTATTTTCAAATACCAAAATGACCTTGTGTCGTCTCATAGGTTGCTTCAGGGCGTTTTGGCGTCACTCCGACGTTTTTGGTTAACGCAGACCAGTTGGAAATCAAAGTTGCTCAGGGAGCGAAGCCAGGTGAAGGTGGCCAGCTTCCTGGGAAAAAAGTTAGCCCATATATTGCTAGACTTAGAAATTCTAAACCAGGAGTTCCGCTTATTTCTCCACCTCCACATCATGATATTTATTCCATAGAGGATCTGGCACAGTTAATCTTTGATCTTCATCAGGTACCTTTATTCCAGTGTAAATATTTGGCGAACTTCGAGAATCAAGGGTTCCCTCGTAACAAAAATTAATAATCAGGTCAATCCCAAGGCAAAAGTGTCAGTCAAGCTT
The DNA window shown above is from Brassica oleracea var. oleracea cultivar TO1000 chromosome C3, BOL, whole genome shotgun sequence and carries:
- the LOC106335201 gene encoding ferredoxin-dependent glutamate synthase 2, chloroplastic-like isoform X2, with the translated sequence MKTLGEKPRKWLQVFLRKRAWRCLDGGMFLLNHPSSVIMPEKQCQIRSRKLIERAVASESWASELYFSSLSNQTIVYKGMLRSEVLGLFYPDLQNDLYKSAFAIYHRRFSTNTSPRWPLAQPMRFLGHNGEINTIQGNLNWMTSREASLKSPVWHGREDDIRPISNSKASDSSNLDSAAELLIRSGRTPEESLMILVPEAYKNHPTLMIKYPEAVDFYDYYKGQMEPWDGPALILFSDGKTVGACLDRNGLRPARYWRTSDNVVYVASEVGVLPMDESKVTMKGRLGPGMMISVDLESGQVYENTEVKKRVASYNPYGKWVSENLRTMKPSNFLSSASMETEEILRRQQAFGYSSEDVQMVIESMAAQGKEPTFCMGDDTPVAVLSQKPHMLYDYFKQRFAQVTNPAIDPLREGLVMSLEVNIGKRGNILEVGPQNVSQVVLSGPVLNERELEGLLSDPHLKSEVLPTFFDIHRGIDGSLKKALLKLCEAADEAVRNGSQVLVLSDRSDNPEPTHPAIPMLLAVGAVHQHLIENGLRMSASIIADTAQCFSTHHFACLIGYGASAICPHLALETCRQWRLSNKTVNMMRNGKMPTVTMEQAQKNYRKAVSTGLLKVLSKMGISLFSSYCGAQIFEIYGLGKEVVEFSFRGSASRIGGLTLDELARETLTFWVRAFSEDTAKRLENFGFIQFRPGGEYHGNNPEMSKLLHKAVREKSETAYAVYQQHLANRPITVFRDLLEFKSDRKPIPVGRVEPASSIVERFCTGGMSLGAISRETHETIAIAMNRLGGKSNSGEGGEDPIRWKPLTDVVDGYSSTLPHLKGLRNGDTATSAIKQVASGRFGVTPTFLVNADQLEIKVAQGAKPGEGGQLPGKKVSPYIARLRNSKPGVPLISPPPHHDIYSIEDLAQLIFDLHQVNPKAKVSVKLVSEAGIGTVASGVAKANADIIQISGYDGGTGASPISSIKHAGGPWELGLAETQQTLIGNGLRERVIIRVDGGFKSGVDVLIAAAMGADEYGFGTLAMIATGCIMARICHTNNCPVGVASQREELRARFPGLPGDLVNFFLYIAEEVRGILAQLGYEKLDDIIGRTDLLKPRDISLVKTHLDLSYLLSSVGLPKRSSTYIRKQEVHSNGPVLDDTLLQDPEIMDAIENETMVHKTMSIYNVDRSVCGRIAGVIAKKYGDTGFAGQLNLTFNGSAGQSFACFLSPGMNIRLVGEANDYVGKGMAGGEVVILPVESTGFLPEDATIVGNTCLYGATGGLLFVRGKAGERFAVRNSLAQAVVEGTGDHCCEYMTGGCVVVLGKVGRNVAAGMTGGLAYILDEDDTLLPKVNKEIVKIQRVTSPVGQTQLKSLIQAHVEKTGSSKGAAIVEEWDKYLGMFWQLVPPSEEDTPEANSDHHLKTITGEEEQVSNSFAV
- the LOC106335201 gene encoding ferredoxin-dependent glutamate synthase 2, chloroplastic-like isoform X1 encodes the protein MALQSPGAAGASSSVSRLLSSAKLSSTKTLFSVDVVGTKRRNGLSVFRGSTPLLKSSLRSPLSAKAIPNFDASASGSDLKPKVAYLEDIVSERGECGVGFIAHLENEATHKIVKDALIALGCMEHRGGCGADNASGDGSGLMTSIPWDLFNDWAEKKRLASFDKLHTGVGMLFLPRDENARREAKKVVTSIFEKEGLEVLGWRDVPVEPSIVGHYARKTMPNTQQVFVRIVKEDKVDDVERELYICRKLIERAVASESWASELYFSSLSNQTIVYKGMLRSEVLGLFYPDLQNDLYKSAFAIYHRRFSTNTSPRWPLAQPMRFLGHNGEINTIQGNLNWMTSREASLKSPVWHGREDDIRPISNSKASDSSNLDSAAELLIRSGRTPEESLMILVPEAYKNHPTLMIKYPEAVDFYDYYKGQMEPWDGPALILFSDGKTVGACLDRNGLRPARYWRTSDNVVYVASEVGVLPMDESKVTMKGRLGPGMMISVDLESGQVYENTEVKKRVASYNPYGKWVSENLRTMKPSNFLSSASMETEEILRRQQAFGYSSEDVQMVIESMAAQGKEPTFCMGDDTPVAVLSQKPHMLYDYFKQRFAQVTNPAIDPLREGLVMSLEVNIGKRGNILEVGPQNVSQVVLSGPVLNERELEGLLSDPHLKSEVLPTFFDIHRGIDGSLKKALLKLCEAADEAVRNGSQVLVLSDRSDNPEPTHPAIPMLLAVGAVHQHLIENGLRMSASIIADTAQCFSTHHFACLIGYGASAICPHLALETCRQWRLSNKTVNMMRNGKMPTVTMEQAQKNYRKAVSTGLLKVLSKMGISLFSSYCGAQIFEIYGLGKEVVEFSFRGSASRIGGLTLDELARETLTFWVRAFSEDTAKRLENFGFIQFRPGGEYHGNNPEMSKLLHKAVREKSETAYAVYQQHLANRPITVFRDLLEFKSDRKPIPVGRVEPASSIVERFCTGGMSLGAISRETHETIAIAMNRLGGKSNSGEGGEDPIRWKPLTDVVDGYSSTLPHLKGLRNGDTATSAIKQVASGRFGVTPTFLVNADQLEIKVAQGAKPGEGGQLPGKKVSPYIARLRNSKPGVPLISPPPHHDIYSIEDLAQLIFDLHQVNPKAKVSVKLVSEAGIGTVASGVAKANADIIQISGYDGGTGASPISSIKHAGGPWELGLAETQQTLIGNGLRERVIIRVDGGFKSGVDVLIAAAMGADEYGFGTLAMIATGCIMARICHTNNCPVGVASQREELRARFPGLPGDLVNFFLYIAEEVRGILAQLGYEKLDDIIGRTDLLKPRDISLVKTHLDLSYLLSSVGLPKRSSTYIRKQEVHSNGPVLDDTLLQDPEIMDAIENETMVHKTMSIYNVDRSVCGRIAGVIAKKYGDTGFAGQLNLTFNGSAGQSFACFLSPGMNIRLVGEANDYVGKGMAGGEVVILPVESTGFLPEDATIVGNTCLYGATGGLLFVRGKAGERFAVRNSLAQAVVEGTGDHCCEYMTGGCVVVLGKVGRNVAAGMTGGLAYILDEDDTLLPKVNKEIVKIQRVTSPVGQTQLKSLIQAHVEKTGSSKGAAIVEEWDKYLGMFWQLVPPSEEDTPEANSDHHLKTITGEEEQVSNSFAV